In a genomic window of Verrucomicrobiota bacterium:
- a CDS encoding GNAT family N-acetyltransferase, producing MSFEIRKATENDTGAILGLIKGIAEYEKLTHEVTATEELIRKNMFGEKPYAYCYLAYSDEQLAGYALYFFNFSTFLAKPGIHLEDLFVHPEFRGKGIGKALLLTLAKEANEKDCGRMEWLALDWNTPAHDFYFSLGAEMLPEWELFRATGDALKNLGNA from the coding sequence ATGTCTTTTGAGATCCGAAAAGCCACAGAAAACGATACAGGTGCCATCCTTGGTTTAATTAAGGGAATCGCAGAGTATGAAAAGCTAACTCATGAAGTAACAGCAACTGAGGAGCTGATTCGAAAAAACATGTTCGGCGAAAAGCCATACGCCTATTGCTACCTGGCTTATTCGGATGAACAGCTAGCAGGCTACGCACTTTACTTTTTCAATTTTTCAACATTTCTGGCGAAACCAGGAATCCACCTCGAGGACCTCTTTGTACATCCAGAATTTCGAGGTAAAGGAATTGGTAAAGCATTGCTTCTTACCTTGGCAAAGGAAGCCAACGAAAAAGACTGCGGCCGCATGGAATGGTTGGCACTCGACTGGAATACACCCGCCCACGATTTTTACTTTTCACTAGGAGCGGAAATGTTGCCTGAATGGGAACTCTTTCGTGCTACTGGAGATGCCCTTAAGAATCTTGGGAACGCATGA
- the purN gene encoding phosphoribosylglycinamide formyltransferase, whose protein sequence is MSQAPVRVAVLGSTRGSSLQPVIEAIEAGELNATIVSVISNRKKSGILERARTHYLKDYFISAKDKEREEFDREVSKVLIEEKADLILCIGYMRFLSKEFVNKWHGKVTNVHPSLLPKHPGLMDLEVHQAVLDAGDTETGCTVHLIDEGIDSGPILIQLKVAVAKEDTAESLKAKVQPMEGRAFVQLIKQWPMKAIPQDRFTS, encoded by the coding sequence ATGAGTCAGGCACCGGTAAGAGTTGCCGTATTGGGATCAACACGGGGTTCGTCTCTACAGCCCGTTATTGAGGCCATCGAAGCAGGTGAACTGAATGCCACCATTGTCAGTGTTATCAGTAATCGAAAAAAGTCCGGCATTCTTGAACGCGCCCGAACACACTACCTCAAGGACTATTTTATTTCTGCTAAGGATAAGGAGAGAGAAGAGTTCGATAGAGAGGTATCAAAGGTTTTAATAGAAGAGAAAGCGGACCTGATTCTGTGCATCGGTTACATGCGGTTTTTATCAAAAGAGTTCGTCAACAAATGGCACGGTAAAGTAACCAATGTACACCCTTCCCTACTTCCTAAACATCCTGGATTAATGGATCTGGAGGTACATCAGGCCGTGTTGGATGCGGGCGATACCGAAACGGGCTGCACCGTCCACCTCATCGATGAAGGCATAGATTCCGGGCCCATTTTAATACAATTGAAAGTAGCAGTCGCCAAGGAAGACACCGCTGAATCATTGAAGGCCAAAGTTCAACCCATGGAAGGCAGAGCATTCGTTCAGCTAATTAAACAATGGCCGATGAAAGCTATTCCCCAGGATCGCTTCACTTCATAG
- the purD gene encoding phosphoribosylamine--glycine ligase yields the protein MDNQNFTILLVGSGAREHAMAKSISKSKRPFKLIVFGSSMNPGIAALADTYISGNINDPEAVADYAKSNHANLAVVGPEAPLEAGVADKLWSLGIPVVGPKMQLAMLETSKQFTRNLMADYDVPGCPKFKYFSDLDGAGDFLGTLMDNYVVKADGLMGGKGVKVAGDHLHSHNEALEYCQELCDAGSTYVIEEKCIGEEFSLFSFCDGTTLKHMPPIQDHKRAYVDDKGPNTGGMGSYSDANHRLPFITQTDIEEAQEINRLVVEALRKKTGEGYKGILYGGYMATAKGVKVIEFNARFGDPEVMNLLTLLDTDIIDIFEAICSETLDQLDVSFKKLASVCKYVVPTGYPDNPEKGFEVDLSQFEKPHQLFLGAVDQKENKLVATGSRTAAVVGVAPTIEEAEQEAERLVNQIKGDLFHRPDIGTIELIEKRVTHMKALRG from the coding sequence ATGGATAATCAGAACTTCACTATTTTGCTCGTTGGTTCCGGTGCACGAGAGCACGCGATGGCTAAATCTATAAGCAAATCCAAGAGACCCTTCAAATTGATAGTCTTTGGTTCTAGTATGAATCCCGGAATTGCAGCTCTTGCCGATACCTATATTTCGGGAAATATAAATGACCCCGAAGCCGTAGCCGATTACGCAAAATCGAACCATGCCAACCTGGCGGTGGTCGGCCCGGAAGCTCCGCTTGAAGCGGGGGTGGCTGACAAACTTTGGAGCCTGGGAATTCCGGTTGTCGGACCCAAGATGCAATTGGCCATGCTAGAAACGAGCAAACAGTTTACCAGAAATCTGATGGCAGATTATGACGTGCCTGGTTGCCCAAAGTTTAAGTATTTCTCGGACCTGGATGGAGCTGGGGACTTCCTCGGAACTCTCATGGACAACTACGTTGTCAAAGCCGATGGGTTGATGGGCGGTAAGGGCGTAAAGGTAGCTGGTGATCATCTCCATTCTCATAATGAAGCACTTGAATACTGCCAGGAACTTTGCGATGCCGGATCCACCTACGTCATAGAAGAAAAGTGCATCGGAGAAGAATTCTCTCTTTTCAGTTTTTGCGACGGTACGACCTTGAAGCATATGCCGCCCATTCAAGACCATAAGCGCGCATATGTGGATGACAAAGGCCCAAACACAGGCGGCATGGGAAGCTATAGTGACGCGAATCACCGTTTACCATTTATCACTCAAACAGACATTGAAGAAGCGCAGGAAATAAACAGGCTGGTGGTAGAAGCACTAAGGAAAAAAACGGGAGAAGGATACAAAGGAATTTTGTACGGGGGTTACATGGCCACGGCAAAAGGAGTTAAAGTTATAGAATTTAACGCCCGCTTTGGAGATCCCGAGGTCATGAACTTACTTACACTTCTGGACACAGATATTATCGATATCTTTGAAGCCATTTGTAGTGAAACCCTGGACCAACTTGATGTTTCATTTAAGAAGCTTGCCAGTGTGTGCAAGTATGTTGTCCCAACAGGCTATCCGGATAATCCGGAAAAGGGATTTGAGGTTGATCTTAGTCAGTTCGAAAAACCGCACCAACTATTCCTTGGGGCTGTAGATCAAAAAGAAAACAAGCTTGTAGCAACAGGTTCGCGAACAGCTGCGGTGGTTGGTGTAGCCCCCACCATTGAAGAAGCCGAACAAGAAGCTGAAAGATTAGTGAATCAAATCAAAGGCGATCTGTTCCATCGACCAGACATAGGTACAATCGAGTTAATTGAAAAACGAGTAACGCACATGAAAGCGTTACGTGGTTAA
- a CDS encoding class II glutamine amidotransferase has translation MSDSIKHECGIALVRLKKPLSYYQIKYDSALWGFNQLFLLMEKQHNRGQDGSGVGALKLDVEVGKPYMFRKRSAEANSMSRIFSSLLDDYNSKVDEGTIHPEFATTVKDHFDFGAEIFLGHLRYGTSGGYSEASCHPYFRRNNWPTRNLMVAGNFNMTNTDELNRRLIDRGQHPVFDTDTQTILEEIGYHLDEEHRRLYHENRDVKDLSGMDNAKAISEKLDVGEILKESSKGWDGGYSIAGMIGNGDCFATRDPWGIRPFHFFEDDEVVAIASERAPLMTVFSKEVEEIQEINPGEAIIIKKNGTLIRKQIRDQQERVSCSFERIYFSRGNDHDIYLERKALGKALVGSVLKTINNDLENSVFSFIPNTAEVAYYGLMDGLREERRKAVKEEILAQAETGKLDSDFLDRVIMSNWPRSEKVALKDIKLRTFISQEKTRTNLASHVYDISYGSVSQTDNLICLDDSIVRGTTLKQSIIKILARLKPKQIIIVSTAPQIRYPDCYGIDMSQLHKFIAFEAAIELLKDQGREQLIRDVYLECVEQAKQPIDLMGNKVKRIYDSFTPEEISVKISQKVRPELDYWNGKLTIIFQNIHNLHESLPHHKGDWYFTGNYPTPGGFRALNTAFINYYEEREERSY, from the coding sequence ATGAGTGACTCGATTAAACACGAATGTGGCATTGCCCTGGTGAGGCTCAAAAAACCACTATCGTATTACCAAATAAAATATGATTCGGCCCTTTGGGGTTTTAATCAATTATTTCTCCTAATGGAGAAACAACATAACCGAGGTCAAGATGGCTCGGGAGTGGGTGCTCTAAAACTGGACGTGGAAGTCGGGAAGCCTTATATGTTTCGGAAACGAAGCGCAGAAGCTAACTCGATGAGTCGCATTTTCAGCAGCCTCTTGGACGACTATAATTCCAAGGTCGATGAGGGTACGATTCATCCTGAGTTTGCAACAACCGTGAAAGATCATTTTGATTTTGGTGCTGAAATATTTTTAGGCCATCTGAGGTACGGCACATCCGGCGGTTATTCAGAAGCAAGTTGCCATCCATATTTCCGAAGAAACAACTGGCCAACCCGCAATTTAATGGTCGCTGGAAATTTCAATATGACCAACACAGACGAGTTGAACAGACGTCTTATTGATCGTGGACAACACCCGGTATTCGATACGGATACCCAGACCATTTTAGAAGAAATCGGTTATCACCTGGATGAGGAGCATCGCCGTCTTTACCACGAGAATCGCGACGTAAAAGATCTATCCGGTATGGACAATGCAAAAGCAATTTCTGAAAAACTCGATGTGGGTGAAATTCTTAAGGAATCCAGTAAAGGATGGGACGGCGGATACTCGATAGCAGGGATGATAGGAAACGGTGACTGTTTTGCGACTCGTGATCCATGGGGAATAAGGCCCTTCCACTTTTTCGAAGATGATGAGGTGGTTGCAATTGCTTCAGAACGAGCGCCGCTGATGACTGTTTTCTCGAAAGAGGTTGAAGAGATTCAGGAAATCAATCCGGGCGAAGCTATCATTATTAAGAAAAATGGAACGCTAATTAGAAAGCAAATCCGTGACCAACAAGAACGGGTATCTTGCAGCTTCGAGCGAATCTATTTTTCCCGTGGAAACGACCACGATATATATCTGGAAAGAAAAGCCTTGGGCAAAGCCCTGGTCGGCTCAGTCTTAAAAACCATAAACAATGACCTTGAAAATTCGGTATTCAGTTTCATTCCCAATACCGCTGAAGTCGCTTATTATGGCCTCATGGACGGTTTGCGTGAAGAACGAAGAAAAGCGGTAAAGGAAGAAATACTGGCACAAGCGGAAACCGGAAAGTTAGACTCGGATTTCCTGGATCGTGTCATCATGAGTAATTGGCCTCGATCTGAGAAAGTCGCACTGAAGGACATCAAGCTTCGAACCTTCATAAGTCAGGAAAAAACTCGAACCAACCTTGCTTCTCATGTTTACGATATCTCTTACGGTAGTGTTTCCCAAACAGATAATCTAATCTGCCTGGATGATTCGATTGTTCGCGGCACAACGCTTAAACAATCCATCATTAAGATCCTGGCGCGCTTGAAACCAAAGCAAATTATAATTGTATCAACCGCCCCACAGATTCGTTACCCGGATTGTTATGGCATCGATATGTCCCAACTCCACAAGTTCATTGCGTTCGAAGCTGCCATTGAGCTGTTGAAAGACCAGGGACGGGAGCAATTGATTCGCGATGTATACCTTGAATGCGTTGAACAGGCAAAACAACCGATCGACCTAATGGGCAATAAGGTCAAACGGATCTACGATAGTTTCACGCCGGAAGAGATCTCGGTTAAGATTAGTCAGAAAGTTAGACCGGAACTGGATTATTGGAATGGCAAGTTAACGATTATTTTTCAAAATATCCACAACCTGCATGAATCTTTACCCCACCATAAAGGCGATTGGTATTTCACTGGCAATTACCCTACGCCGGGAGGCTTCCGTGCCTTGAACACAGCGTTCATCAATTACTACGAAGAGCGTGAAGAGAGAAGCTATTAA
- a CDS encoding phosphoribosylaminoimidazolesuccinocarboxamide synthase, which translates to MDRREIIRSQINNCVVKTNLPGQKIQGKVRDVYPMEDSIAFVCTDRLSAFDRVLAAIPFKGQVLNLTSKWWFEKTKHIIPNHLLDTPDPAVTIGKKCEVFMVEFVVRGYMTGSTSTSLLTHYNNGSRNYCGNELPEGLIKSQKLSKNILTPTTKSEHDEPVSLDQILEMGLMNKEDLDICSKAALELFAYGQEVAKEHGLILVDTKYEFGKDKDGVIRLIDEIHTPDSSRYWLASSYEERFANGENPENIDKEFIRLWFRDHCDPYKDEILPKAPDDLIVELASRYMQLFEMITGETFPIGDLNTPASERIEKNLKAYL; encoded by the coding sequence ATGGACCGACGAGAAATAATCCGATCTCAAATAAATAACTGTGTAGTAAAAACTAACCTGCCTGGCCAAAAGATTCAGGGCAAGGTTCGGGACGTGTATCCCATGGAGGACTCGATTGCATTCGTTTGCACCGACCGATTGAGCGCTTTTGATCGTGTGCTGGCGGCCATTCCGTTCAAAGGCCAAGTTCTGAATTTAACAAGCAAATGGTGGTTTGAAAAAACCAAACACATCATTCCGAATCACTTACTGGACACTCCGGATCCAGCCGTGACGATTGGCAAAAAGTGCGAAGTTTTTATGGTAGAATTTGTGGTGCGAGGTTACATGACCGGATCCACGAGCACATCGCTTTTGACCCATTACAACAATGGCAGTCGAAACTATTGCGGCAACGAATTGCCTGAAGGGTTGATTAAAAGCCAAAAACTTTCGAAAAACATTCTGACACCCACTACCAAATCCGAACACGACGAACCAGTGAGTCTTGATCAAATACTTGAGATGGGGCTCATGAATAAAGAGGACCTGGATATCTGTTCTAAAGCAGCACTTGAGCTTTTCGCATACGGTCAGGAGGTAGCTAAAGAACATGGACTCATTCTGGTAGATACAAAATATGAATTTGGAAAAGACAAGGACGGGGTCATTCGTCTGATTGACGAAATCCATACACCTGATTCCAGTCGTTACTGGCTGGCTAGTTCATACGAGGAACGTTTTGCAAACGGAGAAAATCCTGAAAATATTGATAAAGAATTTATTCGTCTTTGGTTTCGGGATCACTGCGATCCTTACAAAGATGAGATCCTTCCCAAGGCTCCGGATGACCTGATTGTCGAATTAGCAAGTCGCTACATGCAGCTTTTCGAGATGATCACCGGAGAAACGTTTCCCATCGGCGATCTGAATACTCCTGCATCCGAAAGAATAGAAAAAAACTTAAAGGCTTACCTTTAA
- the purQ gene encoding phosphoribosylformylglycinamidine synthase I, whose translation MIRVAIIQFPGSNCETESIAAIRRAGMEPVEFLWNQSYELLEAFDGYVIVGGFSYEDRSRAGVIASLDPVMKIIRQQSETGKPVLGICNGAQILVETGLVPGLRDYRVGMALAPNRREKDGHILGTGFYNVFAHLRMNGASNKTAFTRHLEEGSTIHIPLAHAEGRFVIPDELLSEMIASGQTPFQYSDAEGEISEGFPINPNGSVHNLAAVTNPAGNVMAIMPHPERVPAGDPIFTSMREYIEEKQVKESKSCAFNPPKATVGKYKAKLNGFEIPINLLITDNTAHTVQKALEVAGIKANITRKTHWEVDLGDANGTVKEDIIQTGELFNSNKEYITEIPTDDSKIRILVHDKDDFVGKQKLDTLKDRFHISGIKEIKRSTLWEIELADPEDQETLNQIFNTHILWNPFFQDAVYYS comes from the coding sequence ATGATTAGAGTCGCCATTATTCAGTTTCCCGGAAGCAATTGCGAAACGGAATCCATCGCCGCTATTCGCCGTGCTGGAATGGAACCGGTAGAGTTTTTATGGAACCAGTCCTACGAATTACTCGAAGCGTTTGATGGATACGTAATCGTAGGAGGATTTTCTTATGAAGATCGATCCAGAGCCGGTGTAATTGCTTCACTCGATCCCGTAATGAAAATAATCCGGCAACAATCCGAGACAGGAAAACCTGTGTTAGGAATTTGCAACGGTGCTCAAATCCTGGTCGAGACCGGACTGGTACCGGGATTAAGAGACTACCGCGTAGGAATGGCTCTTGCCCCAAATCGTCGGGAAAAAGACGGGCATATTCTGGGCACAGGATTCTATAATGTGTTTGCTCATTTGAGAATGAATGGTGCTTCCAATAAAACAGCCTTCACACGTCACCTCGAAGAAGGCAGCACGATTCATATTCCTTTGGCACACGCAGAAGGTCGATTTGTTATCCCCGACGAATTACTTTCCGAAATGATCGCATCAGGACAGACGCCGTTTCAATACAGCGATGCGGAAGGAGAAATTTCCGAGGGGTTTCCAATTAATCCCAATGGATCGGTCCATAACCTTGCGGCAGTTACCAATCCTGCCGGAAATGTAATGGCCATCATGCCTCATCCGGAGAGAGTTCCAGCCGGCGATCCAATCTTTACTTCAATGCGTGAATACATTGAAGAGAAACAAGTAAAAGAATCGAAGTCCTGTGCATTTAATCCTCCAAAAGCGACGGTCGGCAAATACAAGGCCAAGCTTAACGGATTTGAAATCCCAATTAATCTGCTTATAACAGACAATACTGCCCACACGGTTCAAAAAGCGCTGGAGGTTGCAGGAATAAAAGCCAACATAACGCGCAAGACTCACTGGGAAGTTGACCTTGGCGATGCCAATGGAACGGTAAAGGAAGACATCATCCAAACAGGGGAACTGTTCAACTCGAACAAAGAATATATAACCGAAATCCCCACGGACGATTCTAAAATCAGAATCCTTGTTCACGACAAAGATGACTTTGTTGGAAAACAAAAACTCGATACTTTAAAAGATCGATTTCACATTTCAGGAATCAAAGAAATCAAACGCTCTACCCTTTGGGAAATTGAACTCGCAGACCCTGAAGACCAAGAAACACTAAACCAAATTTTTAACACTCACATACTCTGGAATCCTTTTTTCCAAGACGCTGTATATTATTCTTAA
- the purM gene encoding phosphoribosylformylglycinamidine cyclo-ligase, translated as MSKIDYKSAGVDIDAGNEAVMRIKDHVKSTFSPHVLTGLGSFGSMFDLTELIKGYEKPVLIQSIDGVGTKVSVGKMAGKFYGLGIDVVSATSNDIIVHGATPLTFLDYVANQKLVPEIVEEIVRGMTDTCRENGISLVGGETAEMPSTYNLHEHDIVGCVTGLVEKDKLINGSTIEAGDCIIGLASSGLQTNGYSLARKVFFDIGGYTTESNIPELGTSVGNALLVPHVNYKNPVFALLESEVVVHGMAHLTGGGFIENVPRVLPVNCRAEIDIKSWPSLPVFDVIQNIGRVDTHEMFRTFNMGIGYVIIVRQDSKKAALEILKKFKNIPSYEIGKIIEGPCDVHLHK; from the coding sequence ATGAGCAAAATTGATTATAAATCTGCCGGGGTCGATATTGACGCTGGAAACGAAGCGGTAATGCGCATCAAGGATCACGTTAAAAGCACATTTTCTCCGCATGTGCTTACCGGACTTGGGAGCTTCGGCTCGATGTTCGATCTCACTGAACTCATCAAGGGTTACGAAAAACCGGTGCTCATCCAAAGTATCGATGGAGTTGGCACCAAAGTTTCTGTGGGGAAAATGGCCGGTAAGTTTTACGGTCTTGGAATCGATGTAGTCAGCGCAACGAGCAACGACATTATTGTTCACGGAGCCACCCCCCTTACCTTCCTCGATTACGTAGCAAATCAAAAACTCGTTCCAGAAATCGTTGAAGAGATTGTTCGCGGAATGACAGATACCTGCAGAGAGAACGGAATTTCATTAGTTGGCGGAGAGACGGCTGAAATGCCAAGCACTTACAACCTCCATGAACATGATATCGTAGGTTGTGTTACCGGTCTCGTTGAAAAGGATAAACTTATCAACGGGTCAACCATCGAAGCTGGCGATTGTATCATCGGTCTCGCCTCATCGGGCCTGCAAACCAATGGCTACTCACTCGCACGTAAAGTTTTCTTTGATATTGGTGGATACACAACCGAAAGCAATATTCCTGAATTGGGAACATCAGTGGGCAATGCTCTGTTAGTTCCACACGTAAATTACAAGAATCCGGTTTTTGCTTTACTTGAATCCGAAGTTGTCGTTCACGGTATGGCTCACCTTACAGGCGGTGGTTTTATTGAAAACGTGCCTCGAGTTCTCCCGGTAAACTGTCGTGCAGAAATCGATATCAAGTCTTGGCCAAGTTTGCCAGTCTTTGATGTTATACAAAATATCGGCAGGGTTGATACTCACGAAATGTTCCGAACCTTCAATATGGGTATCGGCTATGTAATCATTGTGCGCCAGGATTCCAAGAAAGCTGCTTTGGAAATCCTAAAAAAATTCAAGAATATTCCTTCATACGAAATCGGAAAAATTATTGAAGGACCTTGCGACGTACATCTTCACAAATGA
- the purL gene encoding phosphoribosylformylglycinamidine synthase subunit PurL has product MSLKDETLDFNNKTNDQIQQLLKNYNLALTPDEALKIQNEILERPPTLAECVLWSIQGSEHCSYKSSRVHLGAFVTNGPNVILGPKEDAGIVGVATDNAGKRYGIALSHESHNHPSQIVPYEGAATGVGGNVRDVCCMGAKVIAIGDGLRFGDIKQPKSKWIHEGVVAGIAGYGNPLGVPNVCGDLYYHPGYNENCLVTVLTLGAICEEDIIHSYAPANAEGHDLILIGKPTDNSGFGGASFASLELEEEEKEKNKGAVQDPNAFLERHILKSTYELCKILKEKNLIDKVGFKDLGAGGIACASVEIADAAGYGADVFLDDVHLGMENLAPAVILCSETQERFMWASPPEVTQLILDHYNKTFDFPNISKGAAACVVGKIRGDGQFKVTYKGKILVDAKAKEVTEGLVYNRPYKYQKPELSEPNLSEPEDLSQLLLDLLAHENIASRAPVFETYDKQVQGNTVIEAGKADAGVIKPFQGDEYPEEIRNIGIAVTMDQNPRYGLIDARQGAINAVVEAFRNIAAVGGSPQAVTDCLCFGNPEKESQMGIFVASIHGVADACKAIHLKEHPGFPVPIVAGNVSLYNESRTGSIPASPMIGCVGKLPDVSKAVSLSFKHEDSAIIMIGARKNELGGSVYYDLNGELGANVPCPDLEEVQAQLYAVIDLIDSSLIEASHDISDGGLAVALAEMSFENKIGFKVEIDSELSDLQSLFSETGGFILEITPDNFAAVTTLLSERNLYYEHIGTTSTNKRINLNNTIDLDLSQAKERWENGLREKLL; this is encoded by the coding sequence ATGTCCCTTAAAGACGAGACCCTGGACTTCAATAATAAAACTAACGACCAGATTCAGCAACTGCTGAAAAATTACAATCTGGCACTGACACCGGACGAAGCTCTGAAAATTCAGAACGAAATCCTGGAGCGTCCCCCTACCCTGGCGGAATGCGTGCTATGGTCGATTCAAGGATCTGAGCATTGCTCTTACAAAAGCAGCCGTGTCCACCTTGGAGCATTTGTTACGAATGGTCCAAACGTGATTCTGGGACCCAAAGAAGACGCTGGGATTGTCGGTGTAGCTACTGACAATGCTGGCAAACGATACGGAATTGCGCTTTCTCACGAGTCTCACAATCACCCAAGCCAGATCGTGCCCTACGAAGGTGCGGCGACCGGCGTGGGCGGAAATGTAAGGGATGTCTGCTGTATGGGAGCCAAAGTTATTGCGATCGGTGATGGCCTGAGATTCGGAGATATCAAACAACCCAAGTCCAAGTGGATTCATGAAGGGGTCGTCGCCGGAATCGCCGGTTACGGAAATCCGCTCGGCGTTCCGAATGTTTGCGGAGATCTTTATTACCACCCCGGCTACAATGAGAATTGTTTGGTCACGGTGCTAACACTGGGAGCCATATGCGAGGAGGACATTATTCACTCCTACGCCCCCGCAAATGCTGAGGGGCACGACTTGATTTTAATCGGTAAACCAACTGATAACAGTGGCTTTGGTGGAGCTTCCTTTGCTTCTTTAGAATTGGAAGAAGAGGAAAAAGAGAAAAACAAGGGAGCCGTTCAAGACCCAAATGCATTTCTTGAACGACACATTTTAAAGTCGACCTACGAGTTGTGCAAAATTCTCAAAGAGAAAAATCTTATCGATAAAGTTGGTTTCAAAGACCTTGGAGCAGGCGGGATTGCTTGCGCTAGTGTGGAAATTGCAGACGCAGCCGGCTATGGCGCAGATGTATTTCTTGATGATGTCCACCTCGGTATGGAAAATCTGGCCCCGGCTGTTATCCTCTGCTCGGAAACCCAGGAAAGATTCATGTGGGCATCCCCACCAGAAGTTACTCAGCTCATTCTGGATCACTACAATAAAACCTTTGATTTCCCAAATATCTCAAAGGGCGCTGCGGCATGTGTAGTCGGAAAAATCAGAGGTGATGGCCAATTTAAAGTGACTTATAAAGGTAAAATCTTAGTCGACGCAAAAGCGAAAGAAGTTACCGAAGGTCTCGTTTATAATCGCCCCTACAAATATCAAAAACCCGAACTTTCAGAGCCAAATCTAAGCGAACCGGAGGATCTTTCTCAGCTGTTGCTAGACCTCCTGGCCCATGAGAACATTGCATCACGAGCCCCAGTTTTCGAAACTTACGACAAGCAGGTTCAAGGCAATACGGTCATCGAAGCAGGGAAAGCCGATGCAGGAGTGATTAAACCATTTCAAGGCGATGAATATCCGGAAGAGATTCGCAACATCGGAATAGCAGTTACCATGGATCAAAATCCACGTTATGGGTTGATTGATGCGCGCCAGGGAGCTATCAATGCGGTCGTGGAAGCTTTTCGAAATATCGCAGCAGTTGGTGGCTCACCGCAAGCTGTCACTGATTGCCTATGTTTCGGTAATCCGGAGAAGGAGAGTCAAATGGGAATTTTTGTAGCAAGTATCCACGGTGTGGCAGACGCCTGTAAAGCAATCCACTTGAAAGAACATCCCGGATTCCCCGTTCCGATCGTAGCCGGAAATGTTTCTCTTTATAACGAATCTCGAACTGGAAGTATTCCAGCAAGTCCAATGATAGGCTGCGTGGGGAAACTGCCGGACGTTTCGAAAGCTGTTTCTTTATCTTTCAAGCACGAAGATTCAGCCATAATAATGATAGGTGCTCGAAAGAATGAGCTTGGCGGATCGGTATATTACGACCTCAATGGCGAGCTCGGAGCAAACGTGCCCTGCCCCGACCTGGAAGAAGTTCAAGCTCAGCTGTACGCCGTGATCGACTTGATTGATTCAAGCCTGATTGAAGCATCGCATGATATCTCGGACGGAGGTCTGGCAGTAGCTTTGGCAGAAATGAGCTTCGAAAACAAAATCGGGTTTAAAGTTGAAATCGATTCCGAGCTATCCGATTTGCAAAGCCTTTTCTCAGAAACAGGGGGATTCATTCTTGAAATAACCCCTGACAATTTTGCTGCAGTTACAACGCTTTTGAGCGAAAGAAATCTTTATTACGAACACATAGGAACTACTTCCACGAACAAACGTATCAACCTAAACAACACCATAGACCTCGATCTCTCCCAGGCAAAGGAGCGCTGGGAAAACGGGTTACGTGAAAAATTATTATGA
- a CDS encoding HAD hydrolase-like protein, with translation MILILLDIDGTLVDSLHLENKYFPQAVCESLGLPQIKTNWDAYSNPTDSGIIREVMREELGQLCHPDDIERCRTRFIELFSTHLDEDPAAVPPIAGAHKFIEYLEDSDHYMFAVATASWRFTSELKLTAAGFDFDNWILYSCCDYEYKKEATKAAHREARQKHGSDFDSVVYIGDSRSDMRFANELGYEFLGRGDQYTQANIWGVEGIRDFKDLRLVEGKIRRSVRAG, from the coding sequence ATGATCCTCATCCTCCTCGATATTGACGGCACTCTGGTGGATTCACTCCACCTGGAGAACAAATACTTTCCTCAAGCTGTTTGCGAAAGCCTGGGTTTACCCCAAATAAAAACAAATTGGGATGCGTATTCCAACCCGACGGACAGTGGCATTATTCGAGAAGTCATGAGGGAAGAACTCGGACAACTCTGCCACCCTGACGATATCGAGCGCTGCAGAACTCGATTCATTGAACTCTTCAGCACCCATCTGGACGAGGATCCGGCCGCAGTTCCGCCAATTGCTGGGGCACACAAGTTCATTGAATACCTGGAAGACAGCGACCATTACATGTTTGCCGTAGCGACCGCCAGTTGGCGTTTTACATCTGAATTGAAGTTAACCGCAGCAGGTTTTGATTTCGATAATTGGATCCTGTATTCGTGTTGCGATTACGAATACAAAAAAGAGGCCACGAAAGCCGCTCATAGGGAGGCCAGACAAAAGCACGGTTCAGATTTCGATTCAGTCGTGTATATCGGTGACTCAAGGTCCGATATGCGCTTTGCCAACGAACTGGGTTACGAATTTTTAGGTCGGGGGGACCAATATACCCAGGCCAATATTTGGGGTGTTGAAGGCATTCGAGATTTTAAAGACCTTCGTTTGGTTGAAGGTAAAATTCGCCGTTCTGTCCGAGCAGGCTAA